TTCAACATGTTTCGGTAGAGCGGTCGCAAACAATGAAATTCATATCCTCACCCAATACAACAACTGCGTAAAAcggtaaattatgaaaatcgaataaagagtaaataaaatatacctgCTGAGCAGTGACAGCACCGATAGTTATGAGCAACAACACCAAGTATTTACTCATTTTGTACGGATGCACTGATCCCAGATACGGCTGTGACAATGACGAGCTTTAAAATTAGCGATTATTCCGCTGACTCTGGTGGCTGACTAAGGACTGACCCAACAGCCATAAGCACCCGTTCACGGGCTCCGCATTTTGACCCACACTCTGCAGTGTAAACACgtgtatgtacattgtacgtGTGACCACTAACACAAATCGGACAAGAATGTTTGTATAAAGGAAAGGCATAGTGAATTCTTTGATGGAGGGGAGTTTCTACGACCAAGATAGGCACCAGGGGCGTTATATAGCCGGCAAACACGCATCGTTATTAACCGTACTTTCTATACCATCAGGTGTAACGGTGTACACGTACAGACGACATTACATGGTAGGCATAAAAACAAGACTGGATACATCACGTGACACCGGCTAGAGACCGGCGAGGAATATCTACCTTAACGGTTTTTTGACTCCGTAGATCGAATTTTAGTTAACCGCAGCCAACCGGCTCTGGACACCTTCAATTCGGGCTAAAAGTCATTATACAAGGTGCTGAGCGATTGTTTTCGGCTAAAACAGCGGACGATTTTTGGAAATGAATATTCTTAATAACGTGGACCTGATAAAACAGTTTCCACTCACTGTATAAGTTATTACGTGTAACGTTGCTTATTACCTTTTAGTTACttcaatagaaaaataaaacaataatacaaGGCAGAAACTTGTTTCGTTTCTTTATCTCTCCCGCTTTTAAACCATTCGCTTCTAAACCGCAGGCTTATCTCTGTGTAAGAGGATAAATATTCTTTTACGAGGGAAAATCCTTTATATTGTTACGGAACGTTGCACGAACGGCAGCTTAGATGTGGCATCCGATTTTTAAGTGATCTTAACATTTGGAAGCCATGCCGTTTTTGCGTCACACCCAATCATATTgatacaaagggtgaaatcacccgttttgtcccctttttaatgatctcgtagtcatcatagataaaagacgtttataaacctcttatgtatttcaaaagaataaggttgctgcgtcaaccaacattattgtaaaaacagtctatCTCGAGAATTTAAAAGGAGAGCTTCGTCACAAAATAAATCCTTTTCCTCTCTTAATTATAGTTCACCGTCGCATCGCGAGTTTTTATATAGTTTGGTATTTTTCCGCTGACATACCTGAACGGATGATGCGATCTTGGTACGATCTTGAACAACATTCGAAGGTGGATAAAAATAGTATACCGGTAGGATAAAATGCATCGatgaacaaataaatgaaGTTATCTTTAAACGGTATAGACTCGCCCAAGAATAACATACTTCATGAATTACATTACCATTCCAACGCCAAGCACCCGCTTGACGTGTATTTCAGACCGAGAAGTGATACGATATATCTATATCCatgcacgtatgtatacataacaTGGTTACGCATTCCGAAGTGTATTCATTCGACATTTACGCATGGTAGAACACCATACAAATATTACATAGgtgttataaatatacatcTGTCATGTgcgtgtataggtatatatagtGAACTATCGCCCGTGTCTTCACGTCGGCTAATCAAGTATACAACGCTTCATGAAATAACTTTGAAAAGAATATACTAAGAGAGCAATAAATGATTGGACACCTCATTGTGACTCACGTATAAGAAAATACATGTATGGTGGTCCATTAGACCCTAATTTATATAAGTTATACGTACATcacgtttagtttttttttattaccaccCAGCTATTTAACTCGTGTGTTTCCCAGCTATCTTCGTCGCAGCTTTACGTACGCAATGATGACGCAATGCGGAAACTGTTTCGACTGCGCATCGAACGTTCTCACAAGAATTGCCCGACGCGGCGACGGCACAAACAGTGCCTTCATAGCAGAAATATCGACATTTGGATTTGAAGTATTATCCGGCGTAGAGATTGCATTTTATAGATTAAACATTTCATATTACTGTAGAATACAGACAAAATACaattgtaatataaatttacaCGTATAACAGCTTGAGCGTTGTATGCATGCAGTGAAGAGGAACTGAGCTTAAACTTCATTGTAAGCAATAATAAATCTTgctcattttcttttatattatacataaatatgaaCCTTACCAATTGTGGTTTCCGTAATATTGCATCATGATACACAGGATGTTGCCTTAAACGCATATCCTCTCTGAGTAAGTGAAAATTTATCCGACTCCAAGATCTGTGGCGAAGCGTTATTTATCGTCATCGATGTTGTAAGCTCGATGAGTGTGGCAAGAAAAATGTGGTATTATGAGTTTTACCCGTTGTTTGCGATGTTAGTTTGaaacgaaattaaaataactTGAGTTCCTACGCCCACACTATGAACTGAGATCAAACGCGGTTCATTAGTTGCAATTATCGCTAATTATCACTTGTAAGAGTAGACACTTACATGATCATGTCTCCAAacttcatgtatatatatttgttttactTCATACAACTCTCAGTCAGAGTATCTACATGGAAGGACTCGATACAGgttgaaagtatttttttttcatcctagtcaataatattcaagtgaaaataaacATCCTGCATCGTTAAACAAGttcaaaaattggaaaacgaTCGCTCATGCGCCTTCACTCAATCAGTTTATAAGTGTCTCGTAGGAGTTTTGTTTGTGGTCGGTAAGATAGCCTGCTTCATTATCACGAATGATACAACCATATTGATCGGCAAAAAGAGCTGGCAGATGCCGCCACTGTGTCATTTCGGCACGCACATTTTACTCTCGTGGCTAACGCGGAGGATTTATGACCTGCATCAGGACGAGACGCAATGCGGTCTAatagtgataaaaatttaaaaccacGCCTGAGTATGGGCAAAATTACCCGAACGCGCGTTTCAAGTTGACGGAAAAATCGGGCCCCGCATCGAGAAGTGATTGCACAGAATACACTGTACACCGCTATAAATCTGTTTTACTCTATTTTTGAACATGGGCCTCCACGGGTTCATTACTCCGGTATTGATCTCACAGGCACGCGGCGTGATAGtcagaaataaaattccctTCTCTTTGACGAAATGAAGTGTGTGTGCTTTACGTTGACATTGGATCTTCTTCCGTAAGATGAGAATCATTAGACGTTTCGGACTAGCTGTTCATCAACACATTGTGAGTTGGAATATTTGTGTGTTCTGATTACACGTGTTTTTCGAGGCTAAATTAATCGGAATTCGGTCATGAATGAATTACGTTGAATTCGATCAGCTATCGCTTAGCGTGCCAAAGGCAGGTGCATGCTAAATTACTGcatgaatttttccaactgCATTGAAACGATCGAGTAAAatctgtgaataaaaaatcctcAATTAATAATCTTTCAGTATTTTGGCATTATTTGAtgcgaaattattattgttaattcGCATTTCCTATCTATCGATACGTAAGCTTACAATTTGGACTTCTGGCtggtatatttttgaaaatttcgtagTTTACAGATCTTATTCAACACGTTTGTACAGGATATACTTGCCATTCTCGAGTGTAATCCCAACATGATCCCCGAAGCGTAAGTCCCACTGCGCCTGAAGAACTCATTCAGCAACCTGCATTACGCGGGAAAATTGAGTGACGCTGCAGGAGGTAGTATTTTCGTGGTGGAAGAGGAAATCAAGAGGTATCAAGGGAAACGGTGAGTTTGATCACGTAAAAATATACCAGGCAAACCACATGTCTATATAATAGCAAAACGATTTTAGAAAACAAGATACGTTATGAGCTGGGTGTTTCCTCCCGCAGATGTACACATGCGAAACGTTTGACTGTCTGATTGCAAGTGTTTAAAGTGCATATCAGAGTAACGACCATATCATAAAATAAAGATGAACGTTCCGGAAAATTATCGTCGACATCCGTGATAAGGAAAAAGGGAAgcaaggaaaattaaaaaaagcaaTAACTAACCGAACGAAGAAAATGGAACTGAGGAAATACTTTTGGACAAAGCAATTCATCTTGTTATCATTTTTCGTCACAACTTTTATCTGGATCACATTCAAGTACAACGGATGCCTGCTGGGCGGCTTATCGCGAAAATTAACACTTCAGAGGAGCCAACATGCGGACTCTTATTCCGAGACGCTGTTGCTGCGGTCACCCAGCCAAGTAAAGGTTGAGGAAATCCCGTTGGACAATATTGCGAGCCTCGATCCACGCACGACGAAAGTCCAGCTGGTTCCCTTATGGTCAAACAACGAGACCCTGCTTCGAGAGTTGATCGATGTTTCTCCGAAGTATCAAATCCTCAGACAGCAGGGTCTCAGACCCGGAAGACAACTGCCCGTAGCCCTGATAATCGGGGTAAAGAAGGGAGGCACTAGAGCACTCCTGGAATTCCTCAGACTCCATCCAGACATCAGGGCCGCCGGTTCCGAGGTCCATTTTTTTGACCGACATTACTCCAAGGGTTTTCATTGGTACAGGTGAGCGATGATTATGCCTGGTCTACACGCTATGATTATGTTGGTACGATTGTGTCGACCACTGATAATACGCACGTGTAGATAACTGCACTGTGTCATAATGTGGAAGTATACTTCCTAATTACAGGTGCATTTCGAAATTAGCTCTCAGCTCTGTTAGCAATCTCTTATCTCTTTTGCGGTGCAAAATTCATGATTACCTTCCCATCAACTATGATAAATAAGCTTTTATCTCACCTGCAGGCATCGCATGCCGCCGACCCTGGAAGGGCAAGTAACGATGGAAAAAACGCCATCGTATTTCATAAGGGAGGAAGTGCCTCGTCGAGTGCAGCATATGAATCCAGGCACAAAGCTGATTGTGGTGGTTCGAGATCCGGTTACCAGGGCGATTTCCGACTACACCCAGGTGAAAAGTAAGCGCGTGAAGATGCCGCGGTTCGAGGAGTTGGCCTTCCTAAACGATTCCCAAGTCGTCGATACCTCCTGGGGACCGCTGAAGATCGGCGTGTACGCGAAGCACCTGGAGCACTGGCTCCTCTACTTTCCACTTTCACAGCTCCTGTTCGTCAGCGGTGAACGTTTGATCGCCGATCCGGTAGCCGAGATTGCGAGGGTCCAGGATTTCCTTGGCTTGAAACGGGTAATTTCGGAAAAACACTTCTACTTCAACTCGACGAAGGGATTTCCCTGCCTTCTCAAGTCCGAGGGACGATCCAGTCCGCACTGTTTGGGTAAGTGAATTGAGAGAGGCTCAGTACAAAGAGAAAGAATAATttgattaacaatttttttctaccgttcTTTAAAAAGGTAAAACGAAGGGGCGAAGCCATCCCCACATAGATCCAGCGGCGGTTCAACGTCTCAGGGATTTTTATCGGCCTTTTAATCAACGTTTCTATCAGCTAACAGGAATGAATTTTGGATGGCCGTAGCTAACTATTTGCAGAGGTTGTGGAGATCTTTGGCCTGAATTAAACATAGACATATCTTAGGATTATAGCGAGGAGGAACTCAGTCAATTTTTAACACTAATCtcgtaattatatttatataacaaGGCGACGCGTTAttactgttaaaaaatattctaatacCAATCGCCGGAATTCGTTTCCTCAAAAAATAACTCACCTATACTGGTTGTACCTAACAATAATGTTTACATGTATACTTATGTAGAcactatattatatacgtaacGAGAAATCAGGTTCCGTTTGACGATGTTagagtgaaattaaatttttcttcaaatgcaCGCGTATGAAGAAATTCTTCGATAGTCGGTTCAATTGTATAGTTATTAGATACAGCGCGACGGTGAATTCGAACGCGGTTAATATgcgctgttttttttttttccttctaaaataagaattatcgaaaaatacggttgtaatatatatatactgtgtTTAGAAAGTGCACGTCGTTATACactgaaatatataataagCACGTTGCTTTGCTCAACTAATATTTAATAAACtatacacatacctatatagTTCAATGCCtattgttaattattgtaAGAAGCACGCTCGCGACTATCTTCATAATATATGAATaatgtgtacatgtatacgtacacacgTGTATTTATACGCCAGTAGCCCTTCAATAACAATTAATACGTGCatagatatataatatttgattataaaaaaatgttattgaCGTCTCAAAGCTGACGACAAAGATCCACGGCAGGATTAACGGATGAAGTCAATTTTCaaggaaaatattcaaccgcATAAAAAGCGAGAAGCATTAGTTTGAACGAGTGGCTATTGGGGTATAAAAATACACTGATATATAATTTTAGGGCACCTTGTTGGATAAATATTTCCTACATGTAACTATGATTACCCAACGTTATTACCGAACGATAAAAACAAGCAATATCACATTTATAAGCATGTATGAAAAGAGACTTAAATAGTTTACGAATTGCGTCTATTATAAAGTACACTATTAATACAACAAATAATACTCAGTCTTAACGTAATTTACTAATCTTCAAATTCGTTATCTTAAATATCTGCAAGGCAACGAGCTTCGTTTATGGGTAAACACACATGTTGGCCTTTTTTGTGGCAGTTGATCATTCGTTTGcttatttatttcgttatttatttatttactcacTGATTTTTTGAtcagttttttctttccttatataaaattatcacagtagtattcattaatttattaatatatctataatatGTACATGCTGCCAATAAAATTAAGTAATCCAATAAATGTACCACCATGTATATTTTACCGTAGCTACTCACGATTCATTaaatttccataattttcattttcttacaaTAATACTCTTTTCCCATCTGCAGGTCACGACGAACTCTACATACCAAGAACATGATTCTAAGCAGTAAACACTTTGAGCGATCAATGGTTATACATCAATTGTCATTGTATCATTTATATTAACATTGGAGTTTAATAACTAcgaaaagaataaaacaaagTGCGTAACTGTACGATATGAATATACATGGCGTTTATGAAACTGTGATGTCTAGACATAATGAGGTAAGTACttatgtttatatttatttatatgaaaATGTATGCACCTATTTAATACAACTATTGCTAAttaatttcatgaatatttctTTTACAGAATGTGttgtttcaactttttgtTCGGAATTGTGTATCGTTAAGCTTGTCCAATTACCATAATTTATATTCCCGACTGAAACAAAACATACTGTAAAAGTGTATGATTTGCAACAACACGCTACCTATATGACAACATcgatttaattacaatttgcGTTTAAATAATCGTACAGGTTAATACTGCTTTTGGTTATTaccattactattattatcactatcgTCCGATAGAATGAACCTGCGATTGTGAAAAGTGCAAGAATGAAAATGGAATATTTAATTACAACCGAAAGAGctatttcatttacaaatttttacacgcaGGGCTTTTTCATTAGATTTACTCGcattgattctttttttcttcgtttcacaCCCTTCGCGAAAATATCGAACCCGACCGTGTTCACGGATATACCTTTACTCAtggttttaatttatttttagaatttaCATAGCACAAGGTGTCACGCAAACGAATTAAAAACATTAAATAAAATCCCCTGTAAAGTAACgagaataatttacaatattatatctGTATTAAACtagcaaaattattttttgtaacgaTTACGAAATTGACATTATACTTTACAAGTGAGAAGCGAAGattttttattgaacaaaATACGCGCAACATTTTTCGGGTGTTATTAAATTGCTGATCAGAGTTCTGACATACTTGTATAATGGCAGCTTATAACGCTGCGCAGTGAATTCGAAAATGTAAATTATACTCGCTTATCATGCCTATTACATTATACGGAGAGTCGAGATTGAATTCTATTCTTATCGACAAAGTTACGCGCggtattaattaatatactACACATGCAGGCagacattaatccttacatcATTCTTCCTTCAATACTATTCCGACTTTTTAATCCAGTTTTCTGCTTCaccaaagaataaaaaatatacacgtcCGAACAAGAAATCGATACTGGATATGGATCATCGTCATCGgcatgattttatttttcctcatcgATCTCGCAGACATCGAGTAACAATACTTACCACAGGCCGACTCTGAGCCTGCAATTTGCATCCTCCTCAGGCGGCAGTAAATTCTTTTGGTAATTTTGGAGGATCGTTTTGCTTGAGAAGATCGTCGAGAGCCGACTGTGTGTAGTACACGACAAAATCGGTGGGTGCTACGCCCTCGAAAACAGCGTGAACCGACGGTTTcaaattgtagaaaaacaaGGGCTGTCCCCTTGCGGCAAAATCCTTGGTCAAACTCTCGATAACTTTGGCAGCTGTGTAATCAGCCCCGTAAATATGCGTACAGTCTATAACAACCGGTGTCTCGACGCTGCGTACGCGGCTGCTGTATTTGGTAACTAAATTTCTGACGTAGTCAACGGAGGGAAATATCAGACAgcgatccggcgtcagcatcAGATATTCAACACCTCGATGACTCTGCAAAAAATAcacgaatgatcgaagatgcaggtttgatgtttcgtcaaaggcTGACTTCTTTACTCCAACTTTAGCCacgaaaaaattcggaatttggcgctttcgaaacatttcaaattcagaCTCACTGTTAATTCTTCGACGGAAATCTTTGGCCGCGCAGCGTGATAAAGTATGAATAGAACGTTGATTCCGATTCCACAGAGGATTCCAATCTCCACCCGGAGAACCAGGCAGGCCAGGAAAGTGGCTATCCCTGGTATCAGATCGGATTCTGAAACAACAGGTACGAATGTCGATGTTGAGTGTGAGGGTGAAAAAGGATTTCACATCGCGGGATGTatccttgaaattttttttgtcgcgaATAAATAATTGGGTCATCGATGTACCGCAGCGTGTACGAGTTGACCTTCCCACTTGCCGTTAGTTAAGTCATGTAGGTACTTTTGGTAAGTGTGCGATAAATATCTTTGGCGCGTTGCAGGCGGCACGTCGTTGAgagtaaaaacaaataaattattaattgagAAGGAGGGAAGAAAAGGTGTGGAGAAAAATTTGGCAATAAAGGCGAATGATTCTTATCGCAAATCCGTATGCATTCACACATGTGCGTATAAATGCATGGATACGTGCGTGTACCTGATACAAGGCGGACAAAGTGGATCGCGATTGTGGATCACCGAGACTCAAGGTGATCCGTGCATGGATCAGGGCAGCCGAATCGAGAGCCTCGGTCTTTCATAAATCAACGACGATTGTATACCTATCAccggtaaaaaatttataaataaatatcttgtTGACAGGTGAATATTTACATTGTTATACTGTCGCGATAGGCGAaagttaatttaaaaatcctCTTCGCTGATCTAGGCGAAACCGATAAGACCCTTAAGCAGCTATTAAATTAATCATTAATCCTGATCAAAAACCTGAGATCGTTTATCGACTACGTATATTGAACAACCttgattattatatttaagCCTGTATACCTTTTCTCCGACATATTTGCCTGCATACGCGATATATATGCGTACCTGACAGGCATGGTCGACTTGTCCTACTTCACCGATAATCCGAATACACGGCCGTGCTTATCGCGCACATGCGTACGTTTATATTTCACGTATCTGCATGCATAT
The sequence above is drawn from the Neodiprion pinetum isolate iyNeoPine1 chromosome 2, iyNeoPine1.2, whole genome shotgun sequence genome and encodes:
- the Hs3st-B gene encoding heparan sulfate glucosamine 3-O-sulfotransferase 6 — encoded protein: MELRKYFWTKQFILLSFFVTTFIWITFKYNGCLLGGLSRKLTLQRSQHADSYSETLLLRSPSQVKVEEIPLDNIASLDPRTTKVQLVPLWSNNETLLRELIDVSPKYQILRQQGLRPGRQLPVALIIGVKKGGTRALLEFLRLHPDIRAAGSEVHFFDRHYSKGFHWYRHRMPPTLEGQVTMEKTPSYFIREEVPRRVQHMNPGTKLIVVVRDPVTRAISDYTQVKSKRVKMPRFEELAFLNDSQVVDTSWGPLKIGVYAKHLEHWLLYFPLSQLLFVSGERLIADPVAEIARVQDFLGLKRVISEKHFYFNSTKGFPCLLKSEGRSSPHCLGKTKGRSHPHIDPAAVQRLRDFYRPFNQRFYQLTGMNFGWP